The following are encoded together in the Lathyrus oleraceus cultivar Zhongwan6 chromosome 3, CAAS_Psat_ZW6_1.0, whole genome shotgun sequence genome:
- the LOC127131826 gene encoding uncharacterized protein LOC127131826: MVCLSLEQVDVILGMNWLELNHVLTNYFDKSMQFPESKEDVDSRFLSVGPVGMSLRENDKVLLRFSSRRVRRNVTANICDLAREHEYEFNEGEELMFVSTKKVRESVKDGAQLFVMLASMEATGNGVVRNLLAVCEFPEVFPKDISDLPPEEEIEFTIDLVPNTSHVSIALYKMFASELCELKKKLEELLEKRLFRPSVSP; this comes from the exons ATGGTTTGTCTTTCATTAGAACAAGTTGATGTTATTCTtggaatgaattggttggagttaaaCCATGTGTTGACCAATTATTTTGATAAGTCGATGCAGTTTCCTGAATCCAAAGAGGATGTGGATTCGAGATTCCTGTCTGTTGGTCCAGTTGGGATGTCTTTGAGGGAGAACGATAAGGTATTGTTGAGATTTTCTTCTCGAAGAGTAAGGAGAAATGTGACGGCTA ATATTTGCGACTTGGCTCGAGAGCATGAATATGAGTTCAACGAAGGTGAAGAGTTGATGTTTGTATCTACTAAGAAAGTGAGAGAGTCCGTGAAGGATGGGGCACAATTGTTTGTGATGTTAGCTTCGATGGAAGCCACGGGCAATGGAGTAGTTCGTAATCTTCTTGCAGTGTGTGAGTTTCCGGAAGTGTTTCCTAAAGACATCAGTGATTTACCACCAGAGGAAGAGATTGAGTTTACTATTGACTTGGTACCCAATACTAGTCATGTTTCTATAGCTTTGTACAAAATGTTTGCTTCTGAGTTGTGCGAGCTAAAGAAAAAGTTGGAAGAGTTACTTGAGAAGAGACTTTTTCGACCAAGTGTTTCTCCTTGA